One genomic segment of Flagellimonas marinaquae includes these proteins:
- a CDS encoding OmpA/MotB family protein — translation MKKVFLGALAMTVLLSSCVSQKKYSELEAKHKETQDLLNSATVKLNDCLEEKATADSRLKTLEDQNAFLKANNQELINNMGNLTTLTTKGAENLEKSLESLREKDLTIRKLQDAVTRRDSVNLALVQSLKGVLGNLDDEDIEISVEKGVVFVSISDKLLFRSGSYNVTNAAKEVLGKVAKVVNNKPDFEFMVEGHTDNVPIKTSELADNWDLSVKRATSVVRILQNDFGVEPSRMTAAGRSHYVPLVDNNTSANRAKNRRTRIVVLPKIDQFYNMIEEGMKDPAIGGTGK, via the coding sequence ATGAAAAAAGTTTTTCTAGGAGCATTGGCAATGACAGTTCTATTATCTTCTTGTGTATCGCAGAAGAAATATTCCGAACTAGAGGCCAAACACAAAGAAACCCAAGACCTATTGAATTCTGCAACCGTTAAACTAAACGATTGCTTGGAAGAAAAAGCAACTGCAGACTCTAGGCTAAAAACCCTCGAAGACCAAAATGCCTTCCTTAAAGCAAACAACCAAGAGCTCATCAACAACATGGGCAACTTGACCACCCTTACCACTAAAGGTGCCGAGAACCTTGAAAAATCTTTGGAAAGTCTTCGCGAGAAAGACCTTACCATCAGAAAATTACAAGATGCCGTTACCCGTAGGGATTCTGTAAACCTTGCCTTGGTTCAGAGTTTAAAAGGTGTATTGGGCAACTTGGATGATGAGGACATTGAGATCAGCGTAGAGAAAGGTGTTGTTTTCGTTTCCATCTCCGATAAATTGTTGTTCAGAAGCGGAAGCTACAACGTAACCAACGCTGCAAAAGAAGTACTGGGTAAAGTGGCGAAAGTCGTAAACAACAAGCCTGACTTTGAGTTTATGGTAGAAGGACACACGGATAACGTGCCAATTAAAACTTCCGAACTAGCAGATAACTGGGATTTGAGTGTAAAAAGAGCAACTTCCGTTGTTCGAATCCTTCAGAACGATTTTGGTGTAGAACCATCTAGAATGACTGCTGCTGGACGTAGCCACTATGTACCACTTGTGGACAACAACACTTCTGCCAACAGAGCTAAGAACAGAAGAACACGAATTGTTGTACTTCCAAAAATCGATCAGTTCTATAACATGATCGAAGAAGGAATGAAAGATCCTGCTATCGGTGGAACCGGTAAATAA
- a CDS encoding type I restriction enzyme HsdR N-terminal domain-containing protein — translation MQDLNFPPYSFRIKNSQNRQYIFDGIRKKFVVLQPEEWVRQHVLRYLVFTKNYPKSLINVEKQLTINNLKKRYDVVVFNPDGSIFLLIECKAPEVNITQAVFDQIARYNLQLKSKYLMVTNGLAHYYCEMDHKNEKYMFLEDIPEFSR, via the coding sequence ATGCAAGATTTGAACTTTCCACCTTATTCGTTCCGAATCAAAAATAGCCAAAATAGGCAGTACATTTTCGATGGGATACGTAAAAAATTTGTGGTCCTCCAACCCGAAGAATGGGTCCGGCAACATGTGCTTCGGTATCTGGTGTTCACAAAAAACTACCCGAAGAGCCTGATCAATGTGGAAAAACAACTTACCATAAACAACTTAAAAAAACGTTACGATGTGGTCGTGTTCAATCCCGACGGTTCTATTTTTCTATTAATAGAATGTAAAGCTCCCGAGGTGAACATTACCCAAGCGGTTTTTGATCAGATAGCTCGGTACAACCTCCAATTAAAATCCAAATATCTAATGGTCACCAATGGGTTGGCGCATTATTATTGCGAAATGGATCATAAGAATGAAAAATACATGTTTTTAGAGGATATTCCTGAATTTAGCCGTTAA
- a CDS encoding glycosyltransferase family 2 protein translates to MKIAVVILNWNGEALLERFLPSVMEYSQGADIYVVDNASTDGSVDFIKQHYPTVGIVQNSTNGGFAKGYNDGLKNIKADIFCLLNSDVEVAPDWLGPIKNAFETLPNAAIIQPKILDLNKRDHFEYAGAAGGFIDMFGYPFCRGRVFQTIEKDEGQYNDIQEVFWATGACMFIRSEVFRSLNGFDEDYFAHQEEIDLCWRAKNAGHKVYYVGHSHVYHLGGSTLSNMNPKKTFLNFRNSLYSITKNLPRKKALPLVFARLLLDGIAALRFIFQLKFDHCSAILKAHLSFYANFAKMYKKREKANFLLKYYAATSIVWSYFVHQVENFNNLVKD, encoded by the coding sequence TTGAAAATCGCCGTAGTCATACTCAATTGGAATGGAGAAGCTCTGCTGGAGAGATTTCTTCCCTCTGTGATGGAATATTCCCAAGGTGCCGATATTTATGTAGTGGACAATGCGAGCACCGATGGTTCGGTAGATTTTATAAAACAACATTATCCCACGGTAGGCATTGTACAAAACAGCACCAATGGTGGTTTTGCAAAGGGCTATAACGACGGGTTGAAGAACATAAAGGCAGATATCTTCTGTTTGCTCAATTCCGATGTTGAAGTAGCCCCTGATTGGTTGGGGCCTATAAAAAATGCCTTTGAAACACTTCCGAATGCGGCCATAATCCAACCAAAAATATTGGATTTGAACAAAAGGGACCATTTTGAATATGCAGGGGCGGCGGGAGGTTTCATCGATATGTTCGGTTACCCCTTTTGTAGAGGAAGGGTCTTCCAGACCATAGAAAAGGACGAAGGCCAGTATAACGATATCCAAGAGGTATTCTGGGCGACAGGTGCCTGTATGTTTATAAGAAGTGAGGTTTTTAGATCGCTTAATGGGTTTGATGAAGACTATTTTGCCCACCAAGAAGAAATAGACCTATGTTGGAGAGCAAAAAATGCCGGACATAAAGTGTATTATGTAGGCCATAGCCACGTATACCATTTAGGGGGCAGCACCTTATCCAATATGAATCCGAAAAAAACCTTCCTTAATTTTAGGAACTCCCTCTACTCCATAACCAAAAACCTTCCAAGAAAAAAGGCGCTTCCTTTGGTTTTTGCCCGCTTATTGCTAGATGGTATCGCTGCTCTGCGTTTTATTTTTCAATTGAAGTTCGATCACTGTTCCGCTATCTTAAAAGCTCATTTAAGTTTTTACGCTAACTTTGCAAAAATGTACAAAAAGCGCGAAAAAGCTAATTTTTTATTAAAGTACTACGCCGCGACATCCATAGTATGGTCTTATTTCGTACATCAGGTAGAGAATTTTAACAATTTAGTAAAAGATTAA
- a CDS encoding L-threonylcarbamoyladenylate synthase — protein sequence MAELIRLYEENPNPKQVQKVVDVLKKGGLVIYPTDTVYGLGCDITNSKALQRIARIKGVKLAKANWSFICADLSNLSDYVRQIDSPTFKILKRTLPGPYTFILPGNNNLPKDFKKKKTVGIRVPDNAIARALVTGLGHPIVSTSIRDDDDILEYTTDPELIFEKWQNLVDVVIDGGYGDNVASTVIDLSGDEPEVIREGKGSLDIY from the coding sequence ATGGCGGAGCTGATTAGACTATATGAAGAAAATCCAAATCCTAAGCAGGTTCAAAAAGTAGTGGATGTGCTAAAAAAGGGTGGATTGGTCATTTATCCGACCGATACGGTTTACGGTCTCGGCTGCGACATAACCAACTCAAAAGCCTTACAACGGATAGCCCGTATTAAAGGAGTAAAGCTGGCAAAGGCCAATTGGTCTTTTATCTGTGCCGATTTGAGCAATCTTTCGGATTACGTTCGACAAATAGACAGTCCTACTTTTAAAATTCTAAAAAGAACACTTCCGGGACCTTATACTTTTATACTCCCGGGAAACAATAATCTTCCCAAAGATTTCAAAAAAAAGAAAACGGTGGGTATCCGTGTTCCGGACAATGCCATTGCAAGGGCATTGGTTACCGGGCTGGGGCATCCAATTGTATCTACATCTATTCGTGATGATGATGATATACTTGAGTATACTACCGATCCGGAGCTTATTTTTGAGAAGTGGCAAAATCTTGTAGATGTGGTCATCGATGGAGGGTACGGTGACAATGTAGCCTCTACGGTCATAGATCTTTCGGGAGACGAACCAGAGGTAATACGTGAAGGTAAAGGGAGTTTGGATATCTACTAA
- the holA gene encoding DNA polymerase III subunit delta: protein MDKVKEIVGEINKGNPKPIYFLMGEEPYYIDRISQYIAENVLTDDEKGFNQMVLYGKDTTVDEVVANAKRFPMMAEYQVVIVKEAQHLSRTIENLSSYAENPQPTTILVLCYKYKKLDKRKKLYKTIKKTGELFESKKLYDNQVADWIRRTLASKKYKISPKSCVMLVEFLGTDLSKISNELDKLTLIVPPSTEITPDLIEEHIGISKDFNNFELKKAIGERNVKKASRIIDYFAQNPKDNPFVVTITLLNTFFTQLLQYHGLSDHSPGNVAKVLGVNPYFVNEYVVAARNYPMKRVSGIISNLRVLDLKSKGVGASNMAQADLLKELLSEII, encoded by the coding sequence ATGGACAAAGTAAAAGAGATCGTAGGGGAAATCAATAAGGGCAATCCAAAGCCCATTTATTTTTTGATGGGGGAGGAGCCATATTATATTGACCGAATTTCCCAGTACATTGCAGAAAATGTGCTGACAGATGACGAAAAAGGGTTTAATCAGATGGTGTTGTACGGGAAGGATACCACGGTGGACGAAGTTGTTGCCAATGCCAAGAGGTTCCCGATGATGGCAGAATACCAGGTTGTGATCGTAAAAGAGGCGCAGCATCTTTCCAGGACCATAGAAAATTTATCCTCTTACGCAGAAAACCCCCAACCGACCACCATTCTTGTGCTTTGCTACAAATACAAAAAGTTGGACAAGCGAAAAAAATTGTACAAGACCATTAAAAAAACGGGAGAGCTCTTTGAGAGCAAAAAACTGTACGATAATCAGGTGGCGGATTGGATCAGAAGAACCTTGGCCAGCAAAAAATATAAAATATCGCCCAAGTCCTGTGTTATGCTAGTGGAGTTTTTGGGCACGGATCTGAGCAAAATAAGCAACGAGCTGGACAAACTCACGTTGATCGTGCCTCCATCAACGGAAATTACGCCCGACCTTATCGAAGAGCATATTGGCATTAGCAAGGATTTCAATAATTTTGAATTGAAGAAGGCGATCGGAGAGCGCAACGTAAAAAAAGCGTCCAGGATCATTGATTATTTTGCCCAAAATCCCAAGGACAACCCTTTTGTGGTCACCATAACCCTTCTGAATACATTTTTCACGCAATTATTGCAATATCATGGACTGAGCGACCATTCTCCCGGGAATGTGGCCAAAGTACTCGGTGTAAACCCATATTTTGTAAATGAGTATGTTGTGGCGGCTCGAAACTATCCCATGAAAAGGGTAAGTGGCATCATCTCCAATTTAAGGGTATTGGATTTAAAAAGTAAAGGAGTAGGAGCCAGTAACATGGCACAGGCCGATCTGTTGAAAGAACTCCTATCTGAAATAATCTAA
- a CDS encoding DoxX family protein, whose translation MKNNTLIHFGLALLRIVPSAFMLTHGYPKLMNLINGNTEFANPFGIGQAPSLFLAVVAEFICPLLIIIGFKTRWAAIPTAITMFVAGFMIHGADPFGTKEKALLYLTVFVVIMLLGPGKYSVDKK comes from the coding sequence ATGAAAAACAACACTTTGATCCACTTTGGGCTGGCACTTTTAAGGATTGTACCATCTGCATTTATGCTAACCCATGGTTACCCCAAATTAATGAATCTCATCAATGGCAACACAGAATTCGCGAACCCATTTGGAATTGGGCAGGCGCCTTCACTTTTTTTGGCCGTTGTCGCCGAATTTATATGCCCGCTATTGATCATTATTGGTTTTAAGACCCGATGGGCTGCCATACCCACCGCAATTACCATGTTCGTTGCCGGTTTTATGATTCACGGTGCTGATCCATTCGGCACAAAGGAAAAAGCTTTGCTTTACCTTACCGTATTTGTGGTTATAATGCTATTGGGGCCTGGCAAATACAGCGTGGATAAAAAGTAA